A genomic stretch from Capricornis sumatraensis isolate serow.1 chromosome 4, serow.2, whole genome shotgun sequence includes:
- the TAMALIN gene encoding protein TAMALIN isoform X2 yields the protein MTLLPSRGGDTIASVNGLNVEGIRHREIVDIIKASGNVLRLETLYGTSIRKAELEARLQYLKQTLYEKWGEYRSLMVQEQRLVHGLVVKDPSIYDTLESVRSCLYGAGLLPGSLPFGPLLAAPGGSRGGARRTGGDSEDAVYHTCFFGGAEPPAPPPPPPPPLARLPGPGAADAPAPGSRSMLSRSASVRCAGPGGGGGGAPGALWTEAREQALCGPGLRKTKYRSFRRRLLKFIPGLNRSLEEEESQL from the exons ATGACCTTACTCCCAAGCAGAGGGG GGGATACCATTGCCAGCGTCAACGGCCTGAACGTGGAAGGCATCCGACATCGGGAGATTGTCGACATTATTAAGGCATCTGGCAACGTTCTCAG ACTGGAAACTCTGTACGGGACATCAATTAGGAAGGCAGAACTGGAGGCTCGTCTACAGTACCTGAAG CAAACCCTGTATGAGAAGTGGGGAGAATACAGGTCCCTGATGGTGCAGGAGCAGCGGCTGGTGCATG GTCTCGTGGTGAAGGACCCGAGTATTTATGACACGCTGGAGTCGGTGCGCTCCTGCCTGTACGGCGCGGGCCTGCTCCCGGGCTCGCTGCCCTTCGGGCCTCTGCTGGCCGCCCCGGGAGGCTCCCGCGGGGGAGCGCGGCGGACCGGGGGCGACTCGGAAGATGCGGTCTACCACACGTGCTTCTTCGGAGGCGCTGAGCCGCCtgcgcccccgccgccgccgccgccgcccctcgCGCGCCTGCCGGGACCAGGCGCGGCAGACGCTCCTGCCCCGGGGTCCCGATCGATGCTGAGCCGCAGCGCCAGCGTGCGGTGCGCGGGccccgggggcggcggcggcggcgcgccgGGCGCGCTCTGGACTGAGGCTCGCGAGCAGGCCCTGTGCGGCCCCGGCCTGCGCAAAACCAAGTACCGCAGCTTCCGCCGGCGGCTGCTCAAGTTCATCCCCGGACTCAAtcgctccctggaggaggaggagagccaGCTgtag